TCAATCAATTCATCAGATATACTGCAGGACCATAAATTGACTTGTTTCAAATACGAAGAGGGCATCAGTAAGCTCTTATTTTTCACATCTTCGTCCTGTTTTGAAAATCGCAACCCTTCACATTGGCAAATACTCAACACTTCAAGTTCTCGCAATGTGACAATGCTACTCGGTAACTGAACCATTCCACAGTTGTGCAGTTCTAAACTTTGAAGTCGGACAAGTTCTCTAATTGAATTTGGCAATTTACTTATGGCAGTGTACTCCAAAGAAAGATGCGTTATGTTTTCCATCTTTCCTAATATTTCAGGAAAACTCACAAGACTTGAACAATACGAAAAATTGATGCTTTCAAGAGAGGTCAACTTGATTGGTGGAAAAGTCTCAAGCTTGCTACAACCCTCAAAGTTCATGATTTCAAGTTTATCTAGGAATCCAACCGAATCATGAATTTCAACTAAATTCTCACAAAAAACAGAagataattcttttaaaattgggGCACCAGATAAATCAGGTGTCCGTGTTAAAAATTCACACCTGTCAAAATTCAGAACTCTCATATGCAAAAAGTTTGGCAACTCAAGTGACATAAAGCCACTATAGGGTAACTTCAGTATAGCTAGTTTCTCTGGCTTAAAATCGGAAGGTAAAGACTTTGAGGGATAGCCCCACCACTCCAGCACTCTTAAGCTATTTGGAAGTTTTTTTGGACCTTTGGAAAAACACTCATTTCTGATAATAAGTGTTCTGAGGCTTATCATCTTCACGAAGGCCATTCCATCCCATTGTACCACTTTTTTAGATTTGGAGAAATCCAGAATTATACTTTGAATTTTACATGTTCCCTTTTCAACACAAAAAACACAAGTCAACCACAATACGATGTATGTATGTACTAGTAGGGGAATTGAAATGCAGATTTCAAGCAGTTCTCATACTATAAAAATGCGGGAAAATCAAGAGTGACTAATACCATCAATAGAATGGCAGAAACTCGATGTAATGTAAAGTTTAAAGTAATGAAATGTCACCTAACATGTACaataatggtaaaaaaaatcaatgctaAAGATGAAGATCAAACCATTGATCTCAGTCTTACTCACCGTGTTATCTTCTAAAACACGAACTATATCCTCAGTAGCCCATAACCTACTGCGTTTGCCAGGGTGCTCCTGTGATTCCTGTCGAACAATTTCTCTACCCATTTGTTGTATCAAATCGTGCATCTGAACACGGCCATGCTCGTCAATCATTATAAGAGATTTTTCCACTAATGCTCCAATATGAATTTTCAAACAGCAACCGTGATGTGCACCAAGTATATGCTCGATCTCTGCTAATTCAAATCCATTGAAGAAACATGCAATGTCTAGAAAAACCTCCTTCTCGAGGTAACCCAGAGCATCGAAGGATATTTTAAGTGCCATGTGTATGTCTCTATGAGGATTTTTTTCATACTGATCCAAAGTAGATTCCCATTCTTCTATTCCTCTACCATACAAGCTTGAACCTATAAGTTCAAGAGCCAAAGGAATGCCGGAAGCAAAAGTGATTGCACggtttaatttattaatgagATCTGGATGAACTCTGACGGTTCTGAAGGCCTTCCAACAAAGCAATTCGAGAGCTTCACCGTTGGTCAAAACTTCTACCTCGTATACCTTGTCAACCCCATGGGATTTAAGCAACTGTCTGTCTCTAGTGGTAATGATGACTCTGCTGCCAGGGCCAAACCAATCAGGACTTCCAACAAGAGCCTGCAAGTCCTCTAGCTCACGGACATCGTCAAGAACCAAAAGAAGCCTCTTCCTGTGGAGCCTCTTCTTTATTAGTGAAATTCCTTGCTCGACACTTGTCAGACGAATATTGTTCTCACGGAATATCTCAGCAAGCAGGGTTTGCTGGAGATGCACTAAGCCATGCTTCATAGCATTTTCCCTGACGTTACCAAGGAAACACGAGGTATCAAAGTGGCCAGCAGCGGAATGGTATACAGCACGGGCAAGTGTTGTTTTTCCAATGCCACCCATGCCACAAATCCCTATCACATGTACTCCAGCAAGGGATGTGGCATCCAGCAGCCAGTTTACTTCAAGCATTCGATACTCGAGGCCAACTGGGCGATCCACAACAGGTCGACTAATCTTAATCTTGTTG
The nucleotide sequence above comes from Glycine soja cultivar W05 chromosome 11, ASM419377v2, whole genome shotgun sequence. Encoded proteins:
- the LOC114375445 gene encoding TMV resistance protein N-like; this translates as MSKAVSESIGIRAYDVFLSFRGEDTRRSFTGNLYNYLEKRGIHTFIGDYDFESGEEIKASLSEAIERSRVFVIVFSENYASSSWCLDELVRILDFTEDNHRPVIPVFYYVDPSDVRHQKGIYGEALAMHERRLNHESYKVMKWRNALRQAATLSGWPFKHGDGYEYELIEKIVEDISNKIKISRPVVDRPVGLEYRMLEVNWLLDATSLAGVHVIGICGMGGIGKTTLARAVYHSAAGHFDTSCFLGNVRENAMKHGLVHLQQTLLAEIFRENNIRLTSVEQGISLIKKRLHRKRLLLVLDDVRELEDLQALVGSPDWFGPGSRVIITTRDRQLLKSHGVDKVYEVEVLTNGEALELLCWKAFRTVRVHPDLINKLNRAITFASGIPLALELIGSSLYGRGIEEWESTLDQYEKNPHRDIHMALKISFDALGYLEKEVFLDIACFFNGFELAEIEHILGAHHGCCLKIHIGALVEKSLIMIDEHGRVQMHDLIQQMGREIVRQESQEHPGKRSRLWATEDIVRVLEDNTGTCKIQSIILDFSKSKKVVQWDGMAFVKMISLRTLIIRNECFSKGPKKLPNSLRVLEWWGYPSKSLPSDFKPEKLAILKLPYSGFMSLELPNFLHMRVLNFDRCEFLTRTPDLSGAPILKELSSVFCENLVEIHDSVGFLDKLEIMNFEGCSKLETFPPIKLTSLESINFSYCSSLVSFPEILGKMENITHLSLEYTAISKLPNSIRELVRLQSLELHNCGMVQLPSSIVTLRELEVLSICQCEGLRFSKQDEDVKNKSLLMPSSYLKQVNLWSCSISDELIDTGLAWFANVKRLDLSANNFTILPSCIQECHLLRKLYLDYCMHLQEIRGIPPNLETLSAIRCTSLKDLDLAVPLESTKEGCCLRQLILDDCENLQEIRGIPPSIEFLSATNCRSLTASCRRMLLKQELHEAGNKRYSLPGTRIPEWFEHCSRGQSISFWFRNKFPVISLCLAGLMHKHPFGLKPIVSINGNKMKTEFQRRWFYFEFPVLTDHILTFGERQIKFEDNVDEVVSENDWNHVVVSVDVDFKWNPTEPLVVRTGLHVIKPKSSVEDIRFIDPYKPTIL